GGTTTGAATTCAACTCTCTGTTAGTAAATAGTTCCACGAGCTTAGGTAGTATATGGGGATGAAAATTCGTATCAAATTCGTCCAAAACTAAAACTGAACCATTTATTATTGCATACCAGTACAAAACCAAATCTAAATATAAGGATCTAGTTCCACTTGATTGATTATAAAATGTTAAATTGAATTTATTTTGTTTCACTTTGTGATAAAACACAGGATAATAAAACGGATTCCCTTCAATATCAGTATGTTTCTTAATTTCTATATCATCAATGCCCATGTCACAGTTACGTATTATATCCTTGATAAATTCAAAAATATCAGTATTTGAATAATAAAGTTCAGATACAAAATTAAGATCTAATTTATTTTCAGATAAACCAAGATAGTGGACATTTGATACATTGCGTGAAAAAAAATTATAAAGATTATTAATACTTGTAATACCGTACTGATGAGCCGAACTTACAAAGGATACATTCGGCCGTAATTTCATTATTTGAAGTCCTTTATACTCATCAATACATTTGATAAATTGATTATTTTTTCGCTCAATTATCAAACTTTCTCGTTTTTTTACTCTGTACAGCTTTTCTGAGATTACTTTCTTTCTCGTAACACTAAGCTCGTAACGATATTTTATGGCTTTGATAATGAATTCCAAATAAAATTCTGATGGCTGATTATTATTAAAGAAAGTCTCAATTTTAATTTCCTCATCTGGTTTTAGGGAAAATGAATTTTTACAAAATTGGAAAATTGTAGGTAATATCTTAAGTGCATTGGTTTTACCCGAAGCATTTGCTCCTTTTACACATAAAACATTTGCTACTGCATTTCCCTGTGAAATATTTTTTGGGCAATTCTGACCTAATTCAAATGAAATATCAACTCCTTCACGAAAACAAAAGAAATTCTTTGCTCCAAAATTTAATATCATATTTTACTCCTTCTTTCTAACTAGACAAAGTGGAAATTTAGAAAAAGAGAGTCAAGCCTTATTTTATTTATTGGTCATATTTGTCGAATATTGCTTTTTAAGCAGGAAACATACAGTCACCGTTTGAGCAAAGAAATCAATGTTATGCTATTCGGTAAAAAAATTATAACATCTAATTATCAATAAAAGTAGTACGTATACCTTGATAAAATATGAATAATAAATCATTTATCGCCATTTTAATGGGATATATCAGATTTTACCAACTTTTAGCTAAAAATTTAGATTTTTTAAGAAATTATTTTTAACTACATCTCTAATTTGCTATATAATATTATTTTACACTCTTTCCAGATTTTCTATCATCCTCAAAGTGCTTCTAAGGAGGAACAACAAAGCACATAGTGACATTTTTATGTTAGATAGTTCTATGTTGCTCCTCCTTAATGCTGGTAAATTGATGTGAATAATACAAGTGTTTGGGAATAATTTTAGTGAAAATATATTGGCTGATCAACCATTTCGAAGGTTTGGCAACCATTCGAAAGGTTTTGTTTGGGATGCTTGAGATTAGTATAAATATTGACTTAATCTTTAGTGGTAAATAATAAGGATGTAAATAAATACTTGAGGTAGAAAATGCTGATAAATAAATTATTGCCAATTCTGGTATTCTTTATTGCTGGATATGGTTTGAAGCGGGGTGGGGTATTTAAAAAAGAAGATGGAGCACTTTTTTTACGGGCAGTGCTTTATCTTTGTATTCCGGCAATAGGATTTGCAACCTTTAGTCGGATGGAGATGAGGATTGACCGGATATATCCGATAATAACCGCATTATTTGTGATAACAGGGAATTTTTTGATTACGAGCCTTTATTTTAAAAAACTCGGGGTGGAAGCAAGACAATACACAGTTTATATGTTGGCGACTATTGTATTGAATACGAGTTTGATGCTGCCTTTT
The genomic region above belongs to Candidatus Stygibacter australis and contains:
- a CDS encoding ATP-binding protein, with the translated sequence MILNFGAKNFFCFREGVDISFELGQNCPKNISQGNAVANVLCVKGANASGKTNALKILPTIFQFCKNSFSLKPDEEIKIETFFNNNQPSEFYLEFIIKAIKYRYELSVTRKKVISEKLYRVKKRESLIIERKNNQFIKCIDEYKGLQIMKLRPNVSFVSSAHQYGITSINNLYNFFSRNVSNVHYLGLSENKLDLNFVSELYYSNTDIFEFIKDIIRNCDMGIDDIEIKKHTDIEGNPFYYPVFYHKVKQNKFNLTFYNQSSGTRSLYLDLVLYWYAIINGSVLVLDEFDTNFHPHILPKLVELFTNRELNSNQAQFIFTTHNGDIMDVMGKYRTVFINKEDNESYGYRLDEISGDIIRNDRSVLPAYNAGKIGGVPRI